In Monodelphis domestica isolate mMonDom1 chromosome 4, mMonDom1.pri, whole genome shotgun sequence, one DNA window encodes the following:
- the ETS2 gene encoding protein C-ets-2 has translation MNDFGIKNMDQVAPVSNYYRGTLKRQPAFDNFECTDSLFEGFFPLLNEEQTLQEVPTGLDSVSNESASCELPLLTPCSKAVMSQALKATFSGFTKEQRRLGIPNNPWLWTEEQVCQWLFWATNEFSLMDVNFQKFIMNGQVLCNLGKERFLELAPDFVGDILWEHLEQMIKENQEKTEDLYAENSHLTSMPHWINSNSLGSSVDPLPYGMQTQSCSKTALLDSLCQSSPGPNILNSEQEFPLYSKSRLDTISVNYRSVNPDFQGNNLNLLINDSGKPGKADSAENGKDSFEGSDSLLQSWNSQSSLLDVQRVPSFESYEEDCSQSLCLSKPTMSFKDYIQERSDPVEQGKPVIPAAILAGFTGSGPIQLWQFLLELLTDKSCQAFISWTGDGWEFKLADPDEVARRWGRRKNKPKMNYEKLSRGLRYYYDKNIIHKTSGKRYVYRFVCDLQNLLGYAAEELHSMLGVQPDTED, from the exons ATGAACGACTTTGGAATTAAGAACATGGACCAAGTAGCCCCTGTGTCTAACTATTACCGAGGAACACTTAAG CGTCAACCAGCTTTTGATAACTTTGAATGCACCGATTCACTATTTGAAGGATTTTTCCCTTTACTAAATGAGGAACAGACACTTCAAGAGGTACCAACAGGCTTGGATTCCGTTTCTAATG AGTCTGCCAGCTGTGAATTGCCCTTGCTAACTCCGTGCAGTAAAGCTGTCATGAGTCAAGCTTTGAAGGCCACTTTCAGTGGTTTTACGAAGGAGCAGCGTCGCCTTGGCATTCCCAACA ATCCCTGGCTCTGGACAGAGGAGCAGGTGTGCCAGTGGCTTTTTTGGGCTACCAATGAATTCAGTCTGATGGATGTAAACTTCCAAAAATTTATTATGAATGGTCAAGTCTTGTGCAATCTTGGCAAGGAGCGATTTCTGGAGCTGGCCCCCGACTTTGTGGGAGACATCCTTTGGGAGCACCTGGAGCAGATGATCAAAG AGAATCAGGAAAAAACAGAAGATCTCTATGCAGAAAACTCCCATCTCACTTCAATGCCTCATTGGATCAACAGTAATTCCTTAG GCAGTAGTGTGGATCCGCTGCCATATGGAATGCAGACACAGAGTTGTTCCAAGACAGCCCTCTTGGATAGTTTGTGTCAGTCATCTCCAGGACCGAACATTCTCAATTCTGAGCAGGAATTTCCATTATATTCCAAATCCCGACTTGACACAATAAGTGTGAACTACCGCTCAGTGAATCCAGACTTCCAGGGGAACAATTTGAATTTACTCATCAATGATTCCG GTAAGCCAGGAAAAGCTGATTCTGCTGAGAACGGCAAGGACAGTTTTGAAGGTTCCGATTCTCTGCTCCAGTCATGGAATAGCCAGTCATCTTTATTGGATGTGCAGCGTGTGCCTTCGTTTGAAAGCTATGAAGAGGACTGCAGCCAGTCCCTGTGCCTGAGTAAGCCTACCATGTCTTTCAAGGATTACATTCAAGAAAGAAGTGACCCAGTAGAACAAGGCAAACCAGTTATACCAGCTGCCATTCTTGCTGGTTTTACAG GAAGTGGACCTATTCAGCTCTGGCAGTTTCTTCTGGAATTACTAACAGACAAGTCGTGTCAGGCGTTTATTAGTTGGACTGGAGACGGCTGGGAGTTCAAGCTGGCCGACCCAGACGAA GTGGCTCGCCgctgggggaggaggaagaacaagCCCAAAATGAACTACGAGAAGCTGAGCCGCGGCCTCCGCTACTACTACGACAAGAACATCATCCACAAGACGTCCGGCAAGCGGTACGTGTACCGCTTCGTGTGCGACCTGCAGAACCTCCTGGGCTACGCGGCGGAAGAGCTCCACAGCATGCTGGGGGTGCAGCCGGACACGGAGGACTGA